A part of Chitinivibrionales bacterium genomic DNA contains:
- a CDS encoding S1 RNA-binding domain-containing protein, whose amino-acid sequence LDKPGRDPRAEFTYAVFDDKIQEISDLAPDMVLEGTVTNVANFGAFVDIGVHQDGLVHISQMANRFVKDPRQVVKVGQVVKVRVLEVDEELNRISLSMRLEKDGGGRQQERSGKPQHRRQPDSSSSRPQQKGNRHDNKPKKLVTCKPKFSLRQFMK is encoded by the coding sequence GCTCGATAAGCCCGGACGGGACCCTCGTGCTGAGTTTACTTATGCGGTTTTCGACGATAAAATCCAGGAGATTTCCGATCTTGCACCCGATATGGTTCTTGAAGGCACCGTGACCAATGTGGCCAATTTCGGCGCCTTTGTCGATATCGGCGTTCACCAGGACGGCCTCGTTCATATTTCCCAGATGGCAAACCGGTTTGTCAAGGATCCCCGTCAGGTGGTGAAAGTGGGGCAGGTAGTCAAAGTGCGAGTGCTGGAGGTTGATGAAGAACTTAACCGCATATCGCTCTCCATGCGGCTCGAAAAAGATGGGGGCGGACGGCAACAGGAAAGGTCCGGCAAGCCCCAGCACAGGAGGCAACCGGACAGCTCATCGAGCCGGCCGCAACAGAAAGGCAATCGCCACGATAACAAACCCAAAAAACTGGTTACCTGCAAACCGAAATTCAGTCTCCGGCAGTTTATGAAATAA